The sequence ATGATACCTTTTGGCTCTTTCGCCTTTATCTCACTAAGCTTTGCATTAAATGGCAAAATTTCAGTGTAGACGCCCTCTTCTCTTAGCCTTCTAGCTATTAGCTGAGTGTATTGCGAACCAAAATCCAAAACTATAATCGTATTGTTCATTTATAACCTTTTAAAAATAGATATGAAAAATTTCAAACTGCACATACCAAACAATGATCGATACGATATATCCTAGAACCACCATCCAAGCGTATTTCATATGTGCGCCAAAGGTATAAATTCCTTTTAATTTACCCATTACTCCAACACCAGCTGCTGAGCCAAAGCTGATCATCGAACCACCGATACCAGCAGTTAGTGTCACTAATAGCCACTGACTCATTGCCTCGCCTGCATCAGCTCCCATTGCTGGATTTGCTTTTAAGACAGCTGACATAACAGGGACATTATCAACGATTGCTGAAAGGAAACCAACGCCGATATTTACAGCAGTTGAGCCAAATTTATCATAAAGTGATACAGCGTAATTTAAAAATCCAGCAAAATGAAGAGCGCCAACTGCAGCTAAAATTCCAAAGAAGAAAAATAGTGTGTTGTTTTCAATCTTTGACATATAGTGAAATACATGCATTGGTTCTTCATTTTTGTGAGCTTTTTTGAAATAGTAAGTATAAAGACTAAGTAGTGAGAAACCAAACATCATGCCCCACATCGCTGGCAAGTGGAAAAGCTGATGCATCATAACTGCACAAAAGATAGTAAATGCGCCTATAAAGATAACAGCTTTGCCGCCCTTTTTCATAACCACTTTTGGCTCATTTGCCACATCAAAATGTGGTGCAGTACTTGGCACTACACGAGAAAGTAAAAATGCCGTTACAAACCAACCTATGATAGACGCTGGGAAAAGTGCGAAAAAGTCGACAAATGGTGCTTTTCCAGCAGCCCAAGCCATAAGCGTAGTGATATCGCCAAATGGACTCCATGCCCCACCTGCATTTGCTGCTACGACAATGTTTATCGCACCAGCTACTAGGAAATTTGTATTATTTCTATCTATCGTTAGAAGAACGGTTGAAAGTATAAGCGCTGTTGTCAGGTTATCAGCTACTGGGCTTATGAAAAATGCCAAAATACCAGTTAGCCAAAATAGCTTTCTATAAGTATAGCCTTTTGATACGAGATTATATTTAAGTGCATTAAATACGTCTCTTTCGATAAGTGCTTCGATAAAAGTCATCGCCACCATCAAGAAAAATACGATCTGAGCGATCTCTAAAATCAGGTGATTTACCTCATGTTCAAGTGAATGCACATCCATGCCATTTATAAGCATATAAACACCGATAAGTAGGAACATAAATGTGCCGATAAAGATAGCAGGTTTTGCCTTATCAATATGGAAATTTTCTTCTGCTGCTATGAAAAAATATCCAACAACAAAAATTATAAGCGATAAAATTCCTGCCCATGTAGTAGTTAAGTCAATAGCTGCGGTTTCTCCATCAGCACCAAAAGCCATCGCGAAAAACAAGCCTAGAAGTCCAAAAAACCTCATTATACTCTCCTTGTAGAATAAAAAATCTTGGTATATTACTTAAAAGAGCCTAAAAATTAGGTTAGTTAAAATTATTAAGCTTACATTACATTTTTATTTAAATACGAAAATTTTACTAGATTTTGTTTATCTTGTCAGTTTTCTTTTCTTTTACGGGAGCATTTCCATAAAATGGATCATCTTTATAGCCACAACCACTAAATACAAAAAGAGTAAAAATTAAAATAAAAAATGATAAGATAAGCCCATGAAAAACGCTAAATTTTTGATAAATACTATTCACGAAAATCCTTTGTATAAAGAAAAATTAAGCATGGCAAATGAGTGCCAACAGCTTTTAGAGCTTATGGGGAAAGCAAAACGATTTTATATAGCTTTTTGCTACGTTAGAGAAGGTGTTTTGACCTTTGTTCTTACTCATCCCACTGGGCTTTTAGAGCTTAGGCGTGATAGTAGTATAAATGATATAAAAAGGTTATTAAAAACCTTTTGCAAATTTAATAAAAATAGCGTTTTTAACAGCATTCTTACTCCAAAGCCCATTAACGAAATCAACTATACAAAAAACAAAAAAGAAGAAAATATAAGATTTGTCGTGAGCAAATTTTTAAAATTTTTTAATCAAAAAGAGCAAAATGCCATCTTTTATGCGCCAGCTAGCAAAGGCAAGTTTAAAAATTTGGCAAAAGATGAGCAAATACACCAGAAATTTGAAGAGTTAAGAGAAATTTTGCTCAATAAAAATGAGCAGGCAAGATGCTAATAGACGAGATAAGAACGCTTCCAAATGAGCCTGGCGTATATCAGTATTTTGACGCACAAAATAGGCTCTTATACGTTGGCAAGGCCAAAATTTTAAAAAACAGGGTCAAAAGCTACTTTAAATTTACACCAAGTCTAGCTCCGGCTGAAAAGCTAAGTCCAAGAATTTCAAAGATGATAAGCGAAGCCGTGCACCTTGAATACATCGTCACGCCAAGCGAGGCAGACGCGCTCATACTTGAAAATTCATTCATCAAACAGCTTAAGCCAAAATACAACATCTTGCTTCGTGACGACAAGACCTACCCTTATATCTTTATAAATTTAAATGATGATTTCCCTAGATTTGAGATCACTAGAAAGGTGGTAAAAGGCTCAAATATCCGCTATTTTGGGCCATATTTTAACGGAGCTAGCGAGCTACTTGAGGCACTTTATCTAAATTACAATCTCGTTCAGAAAAAGTCCTGCATCAAAGGCAAAAAAGCCTGCCTTTTTTATCAGCTAAAACGCTGTTATGCCCCGTGTGAGGGCAAAATTTCAAAAGAGAACTACGTTAAGATCGTAAACGAGGCTATCATGGCCTTACAAAATCCAAATTTACTTATAACTCGCCTTGAAGAGCTCATGCTAAACTACGCCAAGGCCGAAGACTACGAGCAAGCAGCCGCGACTAGAGATAAGATACAAACACTTAAAAACATGCAAACAAAGGTTGAAGTTGATCTTGCTAAACTTGAGGACTTTGAGGCCTACTCGGTCGCTTGCGTGCACGATATGATCTGTGCGGTGAGATTTAGCGTGCAAAGTGGCAAGATAACTGGCGTAAAAACTGACATCACGCAGGCCAAAAACGCCCAAAAAGACGAGACAAACGAAGCTTATAAGCAGGCCATTTTAAAAAGCTTCATAGCTGGACAGCCGATAATTAGCACCAAAATTTATGTGCATGAGAGCTTTGAAGATAGCGAGCTTGTGGAGGAAATTTTAAACGAGAGATTTGGACGTAAATTTAGCATCACATGCCCAAAAATAGGCGATAAGCGTAAAATTTGTGAGATCGCTACCAAAAACGCTGAAGTTAGCATCGAAAAATATCTAAAAACGCACGATAACGTGCTATTAAACGAGATAAAAGAGTACTTTGACCTAGCTCACACGCCTTACGTGGTCGAGGCTTACGATAACTCACACCTTTTTGGCGAGGCAAGTGTCGGAGCGATGGTGCGCTATGAGCATGGCGAGTGGGCAAAGCAAAACTACCGCCATATGCACCTAAGCTCTAAAAACGACTACGATCAGATGAAAGAGAGCCTAACAGCTAGAGCACTTAGGTTTGACAAGCTTAGCCCGCCTGATCTTTGGGTTATTGATGGGGGCGAAGTGCTTTTAAATTTAGCCTGCGAAATTTTAGCAAGCAGTGGCGCAAACGTCGATGTAATCGCTATCTCAAAAGAAAAAATAGACGCCAAAGCTCACCGCGCAAAGGGCGAGGCAAAGGATAAAATTTACACAAAAAATGGCAGCTTTAGCCTAAGCACGAGCGATAAAAAGCT comes from Campylobacter concisus and encodes:
- the uvrC gene encoding excinuclease ABC subunit UvrC, whose amino-acid sequence is MLIDEIRTLPNEPGVYQYFDAQNRLLYVGKAKILKNRVKSYFKFTPSLAPAEKLSPRISKMISEAVHLEYIVTPSEADALILENSFIKQLKPKYNILLRDDKTYPYIFINLNDDFPRFEITRKVVKGSNIRYFGPYFNGASELLEALYLNYNLVQKKSCIKGKKACLFYQLKRCYAPCEGKISKENYVKIVNEAIMALQNPNLLITRLEELMLNYAKAEDYEQAAATRDKIQTLKNMQTKVEVDLAKLEDFEAYSVACVHDMICAVRFSVQSGKITGVKTDITQAKNAQKDETNEAYKQAILKSFIAGQPIISTKIYVHESFEDSELVEEILNERFGRKFSITCPKIGDKRKICEIATKNAEVSIEKYLKTHDNVLLNEIKEYFDLAHTPYVVEAYDNSHLFGEASVGAMVRYEHGEWAKQNYRHMHLSSKNDYDQMKESLTARALRFDKLSPPDLWVIDGGEVLLNLACEILASSGANVDVIAISKEKIDAKAHRAKGEAKDKIYTKNGSFSLSTSDKKLQFFQKMRDESHRFVISFHRKTRQKNDMQRSILKQAGVSEGSIAKLISFYGSFDKISEANLDEVAKITNKSVAEKLAVLKEGNLK
- the nhaD gene encoding sodium:proton antiporter NhaD; this translates as MRFFGLLGLFFAMAFGADGETAAIDLTTTWAGILSLIIFVVGYFFIAAEENFHIDKAKPAIFIGTFMFLLIGVYMLINGMDVHSLEHEVNHLILEIAQIVFFLMVAMTFIEALIERDVFNALKYNLVSKGYTYRKLFWLTGILAFFISPVADNLTTALILSTVLLTIDRNNTNFLVAGAINIVVAANAGGAWSPFGDITTLMAWAAGKAPFVDFFALFPASIIGWFVTAFLLSRVVPSTAPHFDVANEPKVVMKKGGKAVIFIGAFTIFCAVMMHQLFHLPAMWGMMFGFSLLSLYTYYFKKAHKNEEPMHVFHYMSKIENNTLFFFFGILAAVGALHFAGFLNYAVSLYDKFGSTAVNIGVGFLSAIVDNVPVMSAVLKANPAMGADAGEAMSQWLLVTLTAGIGGSMISFGSAAGVGVMGKLKGIYTFGAHMKYAWMVVLGYIVSIIVWYVQFEIFHIYF